A DNA window from Hymenobacter aquaticus contains the following coding sequences:
- a CDS encoding TauD/TfdA family dioxygenase has translation MNNLAKLKAAKAAPMLAEIEQDITVKEYFDGSNGLPLVVKPLLKGVDLKAWIEEHRAEVEADLVKHGGILFRGFAINTVEKFDSFMKCFSEESIPYMFRSSPRYAVADRVYVSTTYPNERTINMHSESSYSYAWGRKIIFCCIKAAEEQGETPIADNRRVLARLSPALRQKFQDLGVIYQRNLSPHIGMPWQEVFQTTDPEEVKRVCAENNVECIFSGKDNLTIRWQKPAIYAHPESGDLMWFNHSYFFNKYSLYEEIGLEPEDEMPEELLPSNTFFGDGSEISFAEYSEIKNAYDQEKVLFLWQEGDLLLLDNMMTAHGRSPYKGERQIVVSIVEPYKKPAEANN, from the coding sequence ATGAACAACTTAGCAAAACTCAAAGCGGCCAAAGCCGCCCCCATGCTGGCCGAAATCGAGCAGGACATCACCGTCAAGGAGTACTTCGACGGCAGCAACGGCCTGCCCCTGGTGGTAAAGCCCCTGCTGAAGGGCGTGGACCTGAAGGCCTGGATTGAGGAGCACCGCGCCGAAGTAGAAGCCGACCTGGTCAAGCACGGCGGCATCCTGTTCCGGGGCTTCGCCATCAACACGGTCGAGAAGTTCGACTCCTTCATGAAGTGCTTCAGCGAGGAAAGCATTCCGTACATGTTCCGCTCGTCGCCCCGCTACGCCGTGGCCGACCGGGTGTACGTCTCGACGACCTACCCCAATGAGCGCACCATTAATATGCACAGCGAGTCGTCGTACAGCTATGCCTGGGGCCGCAAAATCATCTTCTGCTGCATCAAGGCCGCCGAAGAGCAGGGCGAAACCCCCATTGCCGACAACCGCCGCGTGCTGGCCCGCCTGAGCCCGGCCCTGCGCCAGAAGTTTCAGGATCTGGGCGTTATCTACCAGCGCAACCTGTCGCCCCACATCGGCATGCCCTGGCAGGAAGTGTTCCAGACCACCGACCCCGAGGAAGTAAAGCGCGTGTGCGCCGAAAACAACGTGGAGTGCATCTTCAGCGGCAAAGACAACCTGACCATCCGCTGGCAGAAGCCCGCCATCTACGCCCACCCCGAGTCCGGCGACCTGATGTGGTTCAACCACTCGTATTTCTTCAACAAGTACAGCCTCTACGAAGAAATCGGGCTGGAGCCGGAAGACGAAATGCCCGAAGAGCTGCTGCCCTCCAACACCTTCTTCGGCGACGGCTCGGAGATTTCCTTCGCCGAGTACAGCGAGATTAAAAATGCCTACGACCAGGAAAAAGTGCTGTTCCTGTGGCAGGAAGGCGACTTGCTGCTGCTCGACAACATGATGACGGCCCACGGCCGCAGCCCCTACAAAGGGGAGCGCCAGATCGTGGTATCCATCGTGGAGCCCTACAAGAAACCGGCGGAAGCCAACAATTAA